From one Streptomyces sp. 846.5 genomic stretch:
- a CDS encoding cupin domain-containing protein yields MAYYRSAGTIPPKRHTQHRDGESGRLYFEELMGEEGFFSDSSLLYHRHLPSAMVDSRVWQLPEDKPEPNHPLKPYHFRLHELFPGESWRQSDPVRDRRTVLGNADVRIAYVAAGLPSPLYRNGTGDECVYVESGAGVLESVFGSIEVGQGDYVIVPRATTHRWLPTGDAPLRLYAIEANSHITPARRYLSKYGQLLEHAPYCERDLRGPVGPLLAEDISADVDVYVKHRVGGSIGGTVLTVPTHPFDVVGWDGCLYPYAFNIGDFEPITGRVHQPPPAHQVFEGDNFVICNFVPRKVDYHPLSIPVPYYHSNVDSDEVMFYCGGNYEARRGSGIGQGSVSLHPGGHTHGPQPGAYERSIGAEFFDELAVMVDTFRPLDLAEGGRASDDGRYAWSWSGRGPGGEG; encoded by the coding sequence GTGGCGTACTACCGCAGCGCGGGCACGATTCCCCCGAAGAGGCACACCCAACACCGGGACGGGGAGAGCGGCCGGCTCTACTTCGAGGAGCTGATGGGCGAGGAGGGCTTCTTCTCCGACTCGTCGCTGCTCTACCACCGGCATCTGCCGTCGGCGATGGTGGACAGCCGGGTCTGGCAGCTCCCCGAGGACAAGCCCGAACCCAACCACCCGCTCAAGCCCTACCACTTCCGGCTGCACGAGCTCTTCCCCGGCGAGAGCTGGCGCCAGTCCGATCCGGTCCGCGACCGCCGCACCGTCCTCGGCAACGCCGACGTCCGCATCGCCTATGTCGCCGCCGGACTGCCCTCCCCGCTCTACCGCAACGGCACCGGCGACGAGTGCGTGTACGTGGAGTCCGGCGCCGGGGTGCTGGAGAGCGTCTTCGGCAGCATCGAGGTCGGCCAGGGCGACTACGTCATCGTGCCCAGGGCCACCACCCACCGCTGGCTGCCCACCGGGGACGCCCCGCTGCGGCTCTACGCCATCGAGGCCAACAGCCACATCACCCCGGCCCGGCGCTACCTGTCCAAGTACGGACAGCTGCTGGAGCACGCACCCTATTGCGAGCGCGACCTGCGCGGCCCGGTCGGACCGCTGCTCGCCGAGGACATCAGCGCTGATGTGGACGTCTACGTCAAGCACCGGGTCGGCGGGTCGATCGGCGGCACCGTGCTGACCGTGCCCACCCACCCCTTCGACGTGGTCGGCTGGGACGGCTGCCTCTACCCCTACGCCTTCAACATCGGCGACTTCGAGCCGATCACCGGACGGGTCCACCAGCCCCCGCCCGCGCACCAGGTCTTCGAGGGCGACAACTTCGTCATCTGCAACTTCGTGCCGCGCAAGGTGGACTACCACCCGCTGTCGATCCCGGTCCCCTACTACCACTCCAACGTCGACAGCGACGAGGTGATGTTCTACTGCGGCGGGAACTACGAGGCCCGCAGGGGCTCCGGCATCGGCCAGGGCTCGGTCTCGCTGCACCCCGGCGGCCACACCCACGGCCCGCAGCCCGGCGCCTACGAGCGCAGTATCGGCGCCGAGTTCTTCGACGAACTCGCGGTGATGGTCGACACCTTCCGTCCGCTGGACCTCGCCGAGGGCGGGCGGGCGAGCGACGACGGCCGCTACGCCTGGAGCTGGAGCGGCCGCGGGCCCGGCGGTGAGGGGTGA
- the fahA gene encoding fumarylacetoacetase — protein MSWVPVPEGSGFTLDNLPYGVFTPLRGGRPVGEPRVGVAIGEHVLDLAAMWAGTPLGADLATGSLNRFLRRGPREWAYVRAEVRRMLETDERRRFCERSLHRIDEVALRLPVEVADYVDFYASEAHATNLGRIFRPGAPEPLLPNWKHLPVGYHGRAGTVVPSGTPVRRPSGQRGAGDFGPSLRLDIEAEVGFVVGAPSTLGEPVSTGAFAEHVFGVVLVNDWSARDLQRWEYQPLGPFLGKSFATSVSPWVVPLAALEAARVHGPDQRPEPLPYLAEKEPWGLDLQLEILLNGEVVSRPPYRDTYWSPAQMLAHMTVNGASLRTGDLFASGTVSGRGAEQRGSLLELSWNGERPLRLGDGSERGFLADGDTVTIRGSAPGVGGGRIGWGEVSGTVVG, from the coding sequence GTGAGCTGGGTTCCCGTCCCGGAGGGTTCCGGATTCACCCTCGACAACCTGCCGTACGGGGTGTTCACGCCGCTGCGCGGCGGCAGGCCCGTCGGCGAGCCCCGGGTCGGGGTCGCCATCGGCGAACATGTGCTGGACCTGGCCGCGATGTGGGCCGGCACACCGCTGGGCGCGGACCTGGCAACCGGCTCGCTGAACCGCTTCCTGCGGCGCGGGCCCAGGGAATGGGCCTATGTCCGCGCCGAGGTCCGCCGGATGCTGGAGACCGACGAACGGCGCCGCTTCTGCGAGCGGAGCCTGCACCGGATCGACGAGGTGGCGCTGCGGCTGCCCGTCGAGGTCGCCGACTACGTCGACTTCTACGCCTCCGAGGCGCACGCCACCAACCTCGGCCGGATCTTCCGCCCCGGCGCGCCCGAGCCGCTGCTGCCCAACTGGAAGCACCTGCCGGTCGGCTACCACGGCCGGGCCGGCACGGTTGTGCCCTCCGGCACCCCGGTGCGGCGGCCGAGCGGGCAACGGGGGGCCGGTGACTTCGGTCCCAGTCTCAGGCTGGACATCGAGGCCGAGGTCGGCTTTGTCGTCGGCGCGCCGTCGACGCTCGGCGAACCCGTCTCCACCGGGGCCTTCGCCGAGCATGTCTTCGGCGTGGTCCTGGTCAACGACTGGAGCGCCCGCGACCTCCAGCGCTGGGAGTACCAGCCGCTGGGACCGTTCCTGGGCAAGTCCTTCGCGACGTCGGTCTCGCCGTGGGTGGTCCCGCTGGCCGCGTTGGAGGCAGCCAGGGTGCACGGACCGGACCAGCGTCCGGAGCCGCTGCCGTATCTCGCCGAGAAGGAACCCTGGGGCCTGGACCTGCAGTTGGAGATCCTGCTCAACGGCGAGGTGGTCTCCCGTCCGCCCTACCGCGACACCTACTGGTCCCCGGCGCAGATGCTCGCCCATATGACCGTCAACGGCGCGTCGCTGCGCACCGGCGACCTGTTCGCCTCCGGCACGGTGTCCGGCCGGGGGGCCGAACAGCGCGGCTCGCTTCTTGAGTTGAGCTGGAACGGGGAGCGGCCGCTGCGGCTGGGGGACGGCAGCGAGCGGGGGTTCCTGGCGGACGGCGACACGGTGACGATTCGTGGGAGTGCACCGGGGGTTGGTGGCGGGCGCATCGGGTGGGGGGAGGTCAGCGGGACCGTGGTGGGGTAG